One segment of Rhodopirellula baltica SH 1 DNA contains the following:
- a CDS encoding endo-1,4-beta-xylanase encodes MRWWLAPVAIALLLSSLGTPATLIHAFAQESQTPAEGTMLVPTAEFRLDARPGTGSIDRQNNLITVDCPAPQEEAWALQVQCEPISNSVSAFEVFCVSFDARALPSNTDGLGSIHVSMATNDPWEPIEEPNGFRTFDVPNQWHPFRICFRAKQDYDAKRVYASIQCAEKKQRLEIRDLKLVGLGNVPDASLPFTRLFYPGADNDAWRSEAQRSIDRHRKRNLTIRVVDAAGQPLAGATVQVQQQKHDYAFGTFVGNTPIHAGEDAAKFRDQTKRWFNRVTLPRYWADWGTDRPAGVVKADATAEWAIDAGFEIKNHLLLYPQFIPDRVKQLADQPSRFQTEIETAMDAALERTRDMPIAVWDAINELRDVSLVGDVLGRDYYADVFNRGQRSQPNARWFINEYGLMTGGSERSKHLATYIQQIEQILDSGGAVEGIGVQGHFQADLITMPEAWKILNELSRFQLPIEITEFDVDTRDEATQAQFTRDFLTLVFAHPATTGFTTWGFWEGDMWRPHGAMIREDWTIKPNGQVWEELIFQTWWTDQTVQTNADGIATVRAFRGTHRVQAEAQDWARIRTANLLEDETITLQIGVSGE; translated from the coding sequence ATGCGTTGGTGGCTGGCCCCTGTGGCAATCGCTTTGCTCCTGAGTTCTCTCGGGACACCGGCCACGCTCATCCATGCGTTCGCACAAGAATCGCAAACTCCGGCGGAGGGAACCATGCTCGTTCCCACCGCCGAATTTCGACTCGATGCCCGCCCCGGCACCGGTTCGATCGACCGACAAAACAACCTGATCACGGTCGACTGCCCTGCCCCGCAAGAAGAAGCCTGGGCACTACAGGTTCAGTGCGAGCCGATCTCAAACTCGGTGTCGGCTTTCGAGGTGTTCTGCGTCTCCTTCGATGCGCGGGCACTTCCGTCTAACACGGATGGACTGGGAAGCATTCATGTTTCGATGGCGACCAACGATCCCTGGGAACCAATCGAGGAACCCAACGGATTCCGCACGTTTGACGTTCCCAATCAGTGGCATCCGTTTCGAATCTGCTTTCGTGCCAAGCAGGACTACGACGCCAAACGTGTCTACGCCTCGATCCAGTGCGCCGAGAAAAAGCAACGACTCGAAATTCGCGATCTGAAATTGGTCGGGTTGGGAAACGTTCCCGACGCGAGCCTTCCGTTCACGCGGTTGTTCTACCCAGGCGCGGACAACGATGCCTGGCGATCCGAAGCTCAGCGCAGCATCGATCGCCATCGTAAACGCAACCTCACCATCCGAGTGGTCGATGCCGCTGGTCAACCGCTGGCTGGTGCAACCGTTCAAGTTCAGCAGCAAAAGCACGACTACGCCTTCGGGACCTTCGTCGGCAACACGCCGATCCACGCCGGCGAAGACGCCGCCAAATTTCGCGACCAAACCAAGCGTTGGTTCAACCGTGTCACTCTGCCTCGCTACTGGGCGGACTGGGGAACGGATCGTCCCGCCGGGGTCGTCAAAGCCGATGCGACCGCCGAATGGGCCATCGACGCGGGCTTTGAAATCAAGAACCACTTGCTGCTGTACCCGCAGTTCATTCCCGATCGCGTCAAACAATTGGCCGATCAACCATCGCGGTTCCAAACCGAAATCGAAACCGCCATGGACGCCGCTCTCGAGCGAACACGTGACATGCCAATCGCGGTCTGGGATGCCATCAACGAACTTCGCGATGTGTCCCTGGTCGGCGACGTCTTGGGAAGAGACTACTACGCCGACGTGTTCAACCGCGGCCAACGCTCTCAACCAAACGCACGCTGGTTCATCAACGAATATGGATTGATGACCGGCGGCAGCGAGCGATCAAAACATCTTGCGACTTACATCCAGCAGATCGAACAAATCTTGGACAGCGGCGGGGCCGTCGAAGGCATCGGTGTCCAAGGGCACTTCCAAGCCGACCTGATCACAATGCCGGAAGCCTGGAAAATCCTCAACGAACTCTCACGATTCCAGTTGCCGATCGAAATCACCGAGTTTGATGTCGACACGCGTGACGAAGCCACCCAAGCACAGTTCACTCGCGATTTTCTCACGCTGGTGTTCGCCCATCCCGCGACCACCGGGTTCACGACCTGGGGTTTCTGGGAAGGCGACATGTGGCGTCCCCACGGCGCCATGATTCGCGAGGATTGGACGATCAAACCCAACGGCCAAGTCTGGGAAGAGTTGATCTTCCAAACTTGGTGGACCGACCAAACCGTTCAAACAAACGCTGACGGCATTGCCACCGTCCGAGCCTTTCGTGGCACCCACCGCGTGCAAGCCGAGGCCCAGGATTGGGCACGGATTCGAACCGCGAACCTACTCGAGGATGAAACCATCACCTTGCAAATTGGAGTTAGCGGTGAGTGA
- a CDS encoding class I SAM-dependent methyltransferase, producing MSDLPPLPSEQLLIDHLASSTRSSLASAIVMSPGRGQAANALAAAFPNSKTTSWFVDLHRAERAREVTSEDVHVICQPDLPDTTWELALLPVLKTGEAEMNRDLIHQSWQRLTIGGELIAAVNSPKDTWLLNQLQALGPKVRCHDHATGRVYSVRKSSVTFKPKNFDAEFTHRVDDRILTVHSRPSVFSHRSVDRAAAAMIRNAPIPEGSTVLELGCGNGAVAMAAAMRSKTGHAYAVDCNSRAVQCTERAAAQNQIKNLTAIVNHNGELPNVPPCDIALLNPPYYGDFRIAEHFMVTAAKKLRSGGEAYVITKQTDRYLEYDWWPLEMTERKTAQSYDLLRFIRE from the coding sequence GTGAGTGACCTGCCACCGCTTCCGTCGGAACAATTGCTGATCGATCACCTGGCTTCTTCCACACGTTCATCGCTCGCCTCCGCGATCGTGATGTCACCGGGCCGTGGACAAGCCGCCAATGCACTGGCTGCTGCATTCCCAAACAGCAAGACCACAAGCTGGTTCGTGGATTTGCACCGCGCCGAACGGGCTCGCGAGGTGACCTCGGAAGACGTTCATGTGATCTGCCAACCCGACCTTCCCGACACGACATGGGAACTCGCTTTGCTGCCAGTCTTGAAAACCGGCGAAGCGGAGATGAATCGCGACCTGATTCATCAATCATGGCAGCGTCTTACGATCGGCGGTGAACTGATTGCCGCGGTCAACTCACCCAAAGACACTTGGCTGCTGAACCAGTTGCAGGCTCTCGGTCCCAAAGTCCGATGCCACGATCACGCGACCGGACGCGTCTATTCCGTGCGAAAGTCTTCGGTGACATTCAAACCGAAAAACTTCGACGCTGAATTCACTCACCGAGTCGACGATCGCATCCTGACCGTGCATTCTCGTCCGTCGGTGTTCTCTCATCGGTCCGTCGACCGAGCCGCCGCGGCAATGATCCGGAACGCCCCCATCCCCGAAGGCTCCACGGTGCTGGAACTCGGATGCGGCAACGGTGCCGTCGCAATGGCAGCCGCGATGCGATCAAAAACGGGTCACGCATACGCTGTCGATTGCAATTCGCGAGCCGTCCAGTGCACCGAGCGAGCGGCAGCTCAAAACCAGATCAAGAACCTCACCGCGATCGTCAACCACAATGGAGAGCTACCGAACGTGCCTCCTTGCGACATCGCGTTGCTCAACCCGCCGTATTACGGCGACTTCCGAATCGCCGAGCACTTCATGGTCACCGCCGCGAAAAAGCTTCGATCGGGCGGAGAAGCCTACGTGATCACCAAGCAAACCGACCGCTACCTCGAATACGACTGGTGGCCGCTGGAAATGACCGAGCGAAAAACCGCCCAGTCCTACGACCTGCTGCGTTTCATCCGCGAGTGA
- a CDS encoding apiosidase-like domain-containing protein: protein MTYQHRSIVVLLLFAVCLGVGDFGARDANATEVVTGCQQWQEVELEFTAEKEATNPYTDVEAWVDFTHDDGTVIRRQMFWDGGQTFRVRFASPLSSGRWHWKSADGGEDSGLHGKTGSFAAVQSKVDAPTAFTQHGFWSVPKNGRNLVHADGTARLLCADTAWALPWRATVDQVKTYAKDRHAKGYNAVLLMTVQPDLKTKGPRSRTEAEGFDVGFEDLPQGTLTKLNPEYFQTFDQLVDVLTSHGIAPVYQPVFHGYGWKGGGTAGNVVSAEDYARYCRYLVARYGARPAIWLVGGDGPAEKASIVEQLDAAGTEIEKWDAYQQPTGIHYSPHAKNRTHQEKAWLDFQWCQTGHGGEHVAERVADMWRNRPVKAVANGEPTYENIGRTGNGAGWWQGHEAWCNLTAGGTMGVVYGAGSLWQWRLDANEPGHANWCTAPGAGWREALDFEGSKYPGIAAKILEGLPLANMEPNWDCTYGRRGLLVPGKLFVLYLPEGGNSAILCKDVPRSYRVYDPKTGKVMAEGTLEDKETAQAKSDSSGEPRVLVFTAN, encoded by the coding sequence ATGACCTACCAACATCGTTCGATTGTTGTCTTGCTCCTCTTCGCTGTCTGTCTTGGCGTTGGTGATTTTGGTGCGAGGGATGCCAATGCGACGGAAGTCGTGACAGGGTGTCAGCAATGGCAAGAAGTCGAGCTTGAGTTCACCGCTGAAAAGGAAGCCACCAATCCTTACACGGACGTGGAGGCTTGGGTGGATTTCACTCACGACGATGGGACCGTCATTCGTCGACAGATGTTTTGGGATGGCGGGCAAACATTCCGTGTGCGGTTTGCGTCACCGCTTTCATCCGGTCGCTGGCATTGGAAGTCAGCCGACGGCGGTGAGGATTCTGGGCTGCATGGAAAAACCGGTTCTTTCGCGGCGGTTCAGTCGAAGGTCGATGCACCGACTGCTTTCACGCAGCATGGTTTTTGGAGTGTTCCCAAGAACGGACGAAACTTGGTTCACGCGGATGGTACCGCCAGACTGCTTTGCGCTGACACGGCTTGGGCGTTGCCATGGCGAGCGACGGTGGATCAAGTGAAAACGTATGCCAAAGACCGGCATGCCAAAGGGTACAACGCCGTGTTGTTGATGACGGTGCAACCCGACCTGAAGACCAAAGGGCCGCGTTCTCGCACCGAAGCGGAGGGTTTCGATGTTGGCTTTGAGGATCTCCCCCAGGGGACGCTGACGAAACTGAATCCCGAGTACTTTCAGACGTTTGACCAGTTAGTGGATGTGCTGACATCCCATGGGATCGCTCCTGTTTATCAACCTGTCTTTCATGGGTACGGATGGAAAGGTGGCGGCACGGCTGGCAATGTGGTCAGCGCCGAAGACTACGCTCGGTATTGCCGCTACCTCGTCGCTCGCTATGGTGCCCGACCGGCGATTTGGTTGGTGGGAGGAGACGGGCCAGCCGAGAAAGCTTCCATCGTCGAGCAACTTGATGCTGCGGGAACGGAAATCGAGAAGTGGGATGCGTACCAACAGCCCACCGGAATTCACTATTCACCCCATGCGAAGAATCGCACGCATCAGGAGAAAGCGTGGTTGGATTTTCAGTGGTGTCAAACGGGGCACGGGGGCGAGCATGTCGCTGAACGTGTCGCTGACATGTGGCGGAACCGTCCTGTCAAAGCGGTCGCTAATGGCGAACCCACATATGAGAACATTGGTCGTACCGGCAATGGAGCCGGCTGGTGGCAGGGCCACGAAGCGTGGTGCAATCTGACCGCCGGTGGCACGATGGGAGTGGTCTACGGAGCCGGCAGTTTGTGGCAATGGCGGCTCGATGCCAACGAGCCTGGTCACGCGAATTGGTGCACCGCTCCAGGAGCAGGTTGGCGCGAAGCCCTCGACTTCGAAGGTTCCAAGTACCCCGGCATCGCCGCGAAAATTTTGGAGGGTTTGCCGCTTGCCAACATGGAGCCAAATTGGGACTGCACTTATGGACGGCGCGGATTGCTGGTCCCGGGCAAGCTGTTCGTGTTGTATTTGCCTGAAGGTGGGAACTCGGCGATTCTCTGCAAGGACGTGCCGCGATCGTACCGAGTTTATGATCCGAAAACCGGAAAGGTCATGGCAGAGGGGACGCTCGAGGACAAAGAGACCGCCCAAGCCAAGAGTGACTCATCGGGTGAGCCACGTGTGTTGGTGTTCACAGCGAACTGA
- a CDS encoding DUF2585 family protein, whose translation MNASSSETLEVVDDRFQKDRSWTVAWIAGLIVVGMVLVLAGMGRRFWCECGSWVPWSWDIWTAHNSQHLIDPYFFSHVLHGVLFYWALRWVPRLNRTQCLLIALGLEASWEILENSPLIIERYREATMAVGYTGDSIANSVTDVAACMLGYWFSSRFPWRWSVALFVVSEILMLIMIRDNLLLNVLMLVSPIPAIQEWQSG comes from the coding sequence TTGAACGCGAGCTCATCCGAAACGCTGGAAGTTGTCGACGATCGATTCCAAAAGGATCGATCGTGGACGGTCGCATGGATCGCGGGTTTGATCGTCGTCGGCATGGTGTTGGTGTTGGCGGGAATGGGCCGCCGGTTCTGGTGCGAGTGCGGTTCGTGGGTGCCATGGTCTTGGGACATTTGGACCGCCCATAATTCTCAACACCTGATCGATCCCTATTTCTTTTCGCACGTTTTGCACGGCGTGCTGTTTTATTGGGCGCTCCGATGGGTGCCTCGTTTGAATCGCACGCAATGCCTCTTGATTGCGTTGGGGCTCGAGGCAAGCTGGGAGATCTTGGAGAACTCACCGCTGATCATCGAGCGTTACCGCGAAGCGACGATGGCGGTGGGTTACACCGGTGATTCGATCGCGAATTCGGTCACGGATGTGGCGGCGTGCATGTTGGGATATTGGTTCTCATCCAGATTTCCATGGCGTTGGTCGGTCGCATTGTTCGTGGTGAGCGAGATCCTGATGCTGATCATGATTCGCGATAATTTGCTGCTCAACGTGTTGATGCTGGTCAGCCCGATTCCTGCGATTCAAGAGTGGCAGAGCGGCTGA
- a CDS encoding Gfo/Idh/MocA family protein, with product MYASAENFTIGISCPGPPLSTFLAKIIMSLNAPLNRKLRMGIVGGGLGSFIGRVHTVAAGLDNRSELVAGAFSSNPERSRNSAPGYGVDESRAYGSYEAMLDAESRLPEDQRIDFVSVTTPNHTHFEIAKAAVEAGFNVVCDKPMTFDLDQAEQLLKTVENSDVIFALTHNYTGYPLVRQAREMILGGELGEINAIRSQYIQGWLRDKLEDDDQKQASWRTDPSKSGAAGAFGDIATHAYNLGRFMTGVLPETVSCSLKSFVEGRKLDDYGTAVIRYENGALGTVTASQISHGRENDVEIEIDGTKGSLKWRQENPNELHYRQNGKAHQIYTRDPNAPYMHETAAASCRLPSGHPEAFFEAFANVYAAAFDDMAKRAEGATIDRKKSLYPSVHDGVEGMYFIQQCVASSQDNAAWLPLKHPVARV from the coding sequence TTGTACGCATCGGCTGAGAACTTTACGATTGGAATCTCGTGTCCTGGACCGCCTCTTTCCACGTTTCTCGCGAAAATCATCATGTCGCTCAATGCTCCCCTGAACCGAAAACTCCGCATGGGAATCGTTGGCGGTGGTCTGGGATCGTTCATCGGTCGCGTCCACACCGTTGCCGCCGGATTGGACAATCGCAGCGAATTGGTCGCCGGAGCCTTCTCCAGCAACCCAGAACGCAGCCGCAACTCCGCCCCCGGATATGGCGTCGATGAATCGCGAGCCTACGGCAGCTACGAAGCCATGCTGGACGCCGAATCACGGCTGCCAGAAGACCAACGAATCGACTTCGTCAGCGTCACCACGCCCAACCACACGCACTTCGAAATCGCCAAAGCCGCTGTCGAAGCGGGCTTCAACGTCGTCTGTGACAAACCGATGACGTTCGATTTGGATCAAGCCGAACAATTGCTGAAGACGGTCGAAAACTCCGACGTCATCTTTGCCCTGACTCACAACTACACCGGCTATCCCCTCGTTCGCCAGGCTCGCGAAATGATCCTGGGCGGCGAACTGGGCGAAATCAACGCGATCCGTTCGCAGTACATCCAAGGCTGGCTTCGCGACAAACTGGAAGACGACGACCAAAAGCAAGCCTCCTGGCGAACCGACCCGTCCAAGAGCGGTGCCGCGGGCGCTTTCGGCGACATCGCCACGCACGCCTACAACCTGGGCCGCTTCATGACCGGCGTGTTGCCTGAAACGGTCAGCTGCAGCCTGAAATCATTCGTCGAAGGACGCAAGCTGGACGACTACGGCACTGCCGTGATCCGTTACGAAAACGGTGCCTTGGGTACCGTCACCGCCTCGCAAATCAGCCACGGCCGCGAAAACGATGTTGAAATCGAGATCGACGGCACCAAGGGTTCGCTGAAATGGCGTCAAGAAAACCCGAACGAATTGCACTACCGCCAAAACGGCAAGGCTCACCAAATCTACACGCGTGATCCCAACGCGCCTTACATGCACGAAACCGCTGCGGCATCGTGCCGTTTGCCATCGGGTCACCCCGAAGCGTTCTTCGAAGCCTTCGCGAACGTTTACGCCGCCGCGTTTGACGACATGGCCAAACGTGCCGAAGGAGCCACCATCGATCGCAAGAAGTCGCTCTACCCGAGCGTTCATGACGGCGTCGAAGGCATGTACTTCATCCAACAGTGCGTCGCCAGCAGCCAAGACAATGCCGCTTGGTTGCCACTGAAGCACCCTGTCGCTCGCGTTTGA
- the ispD gene encoding 2-C-methyl-D-erythritol 4-phosphate cytidylyltransferase — protein sequence MNCAASVSVIMPAAGSGQRFGSQSNKLFAHLDGKPLWQHAIDRFQHRGDVRQIVLAVSEEDESRFREQIAAISSAVPIHLVRGGATRSESVGAALEQVKRFAAESAAANASTQTLVAIHDAARPLVRQSDLDRVIAKAAETGAAILAAPVSGTLKRATGDGSETVDRRNTYVALTPQVFAIDVICQAYARDRGRMATDDAQLVERTSHPVQLVTGSADNLKITFPEDLRIAEAILNECRSEFV from the coding sequence ATGAACTGCGCTGCTTCCGTTTCTGTGATCATGCCCGCTGCTGGCAGCGGGCAACGCTTTGGCAGCCAGTCCAACAAGCTGTTCGCACACCTGGACGGCAAACCGCTTTGGCAACACGCCATTGATCGCTTCCAACATCGCGGCGACGTTCGGCAAATCGTCCTGGCGGTCTCCGAAGAAGACGAGTCCAGGTTTCGTGAACAAATCGCGGCCATCTCTTCCGCCGTTCCGATCCACCTCGTTCGAGGCGGCGCAACACGCAGCGAAAGCGTTGGTGCGGCATTGGAACAAGTGAAACGATTTGCAGCCGAATCCGCTGCGGCCAATGCATCCACGCAGACGCTAGTCGCCATTCATGACGCAGCACGACCCTTGGTCCGCCAATCTGACCTGGACCGGGTCATCGCCAAGGCGGCTGAAACCGGCGCCGCCATCCTCGCCGCTCCCGTCTCAGGAACGCTCAAACGAGCCACGGGCGATGGATCGGAAACAGTCGATCGCCGCAACACCTACGTCGCGCTGACTCCCCAGGTGTTCGCGATCGACGTCATTTGTCAAGCTTACGCTCGCGATCGAGGCCGCATGGCCACGGACGACGCCCAACTGGTCGAGCGAACCTCTCACCCGGTTCAGCTTGTCACTGGTTCCGCTGACAACTTGAAAATTACCTTCCCCGAAGATCTCCGCATCGCGGAGGCGATCCTGAACGAGTGCCGAAGCGAATTCGTATGA
- the tyrS gene encoding tyrosine--tRNA ligase — MTTSNATNSLIEDLRWRGLLNQTTDENGIAELLNSGPQTIYIGFDPTATSLHVGGMMQLMMLRRFQRAGHNPIALVGGATGMIGDPSGKSEERNLLSADQLQKNVDGVAAQMRHFLDFEGDNAAKLLNNFDWMKDYSYLEFLRDVGKNFPVGAMMGKESVRSRLESEAGLSYTEFSYMLLQAYDFVNLAQTHDCRIQAGGSDQWGNITAGIDLGRRMLGKQLFGITAPLLTTSDGRKMGKTESGAVWLDPERTSPYAFYQYWINVADEDVMRCLAYLTEIERAEYDELEDKTKNDPGQRTAQKRLAQWLTELVHGEAGVQSAQRATQILFGGELGDTTDSQLREIFADVPSCDVPKSALEGEGLWIVEALQTAKLCNSGGDARRALSEGGVYVNNTRVEDVQKRLTVDDLDGRSVLVLRRGKRKYALLKIQD, encoded by the coding sequence ATGACCACCTCCAACGCCACCAATTCACTGATCGAAGATCTCCGCTGGCGCGGTTTGCTGAATCAAACCACCGACGAAAACGGAATCGCCGAACTGCTCAACTCCGGCCCGCAAACGATCTACATCGGGTTTGACCCCACGGCGACATCGCTGCACGTCGGCGGCATGATGCAGTTGATGATGCTGCGTCGCTTCCAGCGTGCCGGTCACAATCCGATTGCCTTGGTCGGCGGTGCCACTGGAATGATCGGCGACCCCAGCGGCAAAAGCGAAGAACGCAATCTGCTATCCGCCGATCAACTGCAAAAGAACGTCGATGGCGTCGCAGCTCAAATGCGTCACTTCCTCGACTTCGAAGGCGACAACGCAGCCAAGTTGCTGAACAACTTTGACTGGATGAAGGATTACTCCTACCTCGAGTTCCTTCGCGACGTCGGCAAGAACTTTCCCGTCGGTGCAATGATGGGCAAAGAATCCGTCCGCAGCCGATTGGAAAGCGAAGCCGGCCTGAGCTACACCGAATTCAGCTACATGTTGTTGCAGGCCTACGACTTCGTGAACCTGGCCCAGACTCATGATTGCCGCATCCAAGCCGGAGGCAGTGACCAGTGGGGCAACATCACCGCTGGCATCGACTTGGGCCGTCGCATGTTGGGCAAGCAATTGTTCGGCATCACCGCACCGCTGCTGACAACCAGCGATGGTCGCAAAATGGGCAAGACCGAATCCGGCGCCGTGTGGTTGGATCCCGAGCGAACCAGCCCCTACGCGTTCTACCAGTACTGGATCAACGTCGCCGATGAAGACGTGATGCGATGCTTGGCGTACCTGACCGAAATCGAGCGAGCCGAATACGACGAACTCGAAGACAAAACCAAGAACGATCCCGGTCAACGCACCGCACAGAAACGACTGGCCCAATGGCTGACCGAATTAGTACACGGCGAAGCCGGAGTCCAATCGGCTCAACGAGCCACACAGATTCTGTTCGGTGGTGAACTCGGCGACACCACGGATTCACAACTGCGTGAAATCTTTGCCGACGTTCCCTCCTGCGACGTTCCAAAATCGGCTCTTGAAGGCGAAGGTCTGTGGATCGTCGAGGCATTGCAAACCGCGAAACTGTGCAACAGTGGCGGCGACGCTCGACGGGCTTTGTCCGAAGGCGGCGTGTACGTCAACAACACTCGCGTGGAAGACGTTCAAAAACGCTTGACCGTCGATGACTTGGACGGTCGATCCGTCTTGGTTCTTCGCCGCGGCAAACGCAAATACGCCCTGCTCAAGATCCAAGATTGA